The bacterium DNA segment GCCGCTTTGACGAAGCGGATCATGTCCACGCCCCAGTGATTATAAAATCGATGATCCTCGGTAGCCAGCAGCGCATTCACTACGTTCTTAGGCATCTTGTGGAACGGCACGCGCGTGCGGCGTTCCTTGAAAAACTCCTTGATGACCTTGCCGTCGGCGGAATATACTTTAGTGGAGAGTTTCGGCTTATACACTTCCAACTGCGCGATGGAAGGCAGATCGCGGCTGAAGTATATTGCAAAAAAACCGATAATAAAAATTCCGATAACCAGCGCCATTCCAAAAAGACGCACAGCGCGACGCCAAGGGTTCACGGCCGCTTTATTCAATTTTTTTGATGAAACCGACCGATGAGGTTTAACGGGATATTTGGAAGTCTGGTTCAATGAAGTTTTAGACAAGGTTTCGTCGACAATCTTTTTCTTCGGCAACAGATTTTCTTCCGGGTTTTCAGACTCGTTATGCTGAAAATCATCCGTCGCCGATTCGCGTTTTTTTCTTAACATTATGATCTACCGGTCCCTGAGCTAAATAACAGGATTAAACCGTTGACAAGCGCCACCATATCATAGGGTCAACCGTTTTATATTTTGAAAAATTATTTTTTAAAAGCGTTTTGTGAGACGGAAGATTTGCCTGATCGGTTTGAGCAACAATCGTTCGCACGTCCGGCTGATTTTTAGCCCATGACACCATTCCGCCGATTGTTTCGGTCATATACCCGTTATTTTGAAATTGCGGTTCCGTACCGTAGCCGATCTCCACTTCGCCCGCGTCATTAGGCTCGCCGGTAAAAAGAAGTCCGGCGACCATTTTGTTTTCCGATTTTGAAATGACCGTCCATAACGTGTAATATAAATAATTCTTTTTCGGATCGCCCACATTAGGCAGAATCGATTTCTCAAAAGCGTCCGCCAGTTCCGGCGACAAGCTTCTTGGTGAACGGTTCAGTTTCAAATCGTCCTCCCATGAGTAATCCGCCTTCACGTATTTATTTAACTGTTCCAATGTCAGCGGCATGATCCGGAGCCGCTCAGTTTCGATAATCACTGCTTAATTTCCCCAATCGTTAAACAGCCCATGACCTTCGATTCCGAGTAAATTTAGTACTCGACCCGTTATAAAATCCGCCAGGTCGTCCAGCGATTGCGGTTTCTGATAAAACGCCGGCATGGCCGGTACGATCAGGGCGCCCGCCTGTGAGAGCTTCAGCATATTTTTAATTTGAATGCTGTTCATCGGCGTCTCACGCGGAACGACGACCAGCGGAAACCGTTCTTTGAGCGCGACATCGGCGGAACGTTCGATCAAATTGGCCGCCGCTCCGTGCGCCAGGGCAGACATCGTTTTCATGGAACACGGCACGATCACCATACCGAGCCTGCGGACGGAACCGCTCGCCATCGGCGCGGAAATGGAATCATTGGAGTAGGTTTTAATGCTGCCTTTCATGACGGATGGGCCGAACTTTTTCTTCAAAAATGCTGAAATGTCTTCCTTGTCAAGGTTGGCATCCATTTCAACTTTAAATGTGATCTTGCCCGCATCCGATACGATAAAGTCCACCTCGAATGTATTCATCATCAAATACCGCAAGAGCCTTACCGCATAAAGCGCACCGCTCGCTCCCGTCACGGCAACCGTTAAACGTTTATTCATGTCAATCTGTCCCTTCTATAACTCCGGCAAATATACTTGAAATTATTTTCTTAATCAATCAGACCTGTGATAAAATACGTTAAGCGCAGAGGACGCAAAGAAACTCAACAGTTAGCGCCGTTTTTGAAATCACAATTCTATGCGCCGCGTATTACGAAGTTTCTGAATATTTCCGACGGCTTGGGAAACCGATTTCGGCCTAACGAGAAGATATCGCTGGGTATAACACGTCGTCCAGCAGCCTTCGCAATGGCTGTATTCATCGAGGCGTTTTTGGTATTCGTAACCGGAAAAAATATCCTTCAGGCTTTGATGGAACACATTGCCGATCGG contains these protein-coding regions:
- a CDS encoding UbiX family flavin prenyltransferase — translated: MDMNKRLTVAVTGASGALYAVRLLRYLMMNTFEVDFIVSDAGKITFKVEMDANLDKEDISAFLKKKFGPSVMKGSIKTYSNDSISAPMASGSVRRLGMVIVPCSMKTMSALAHGAAANLIERSADVALKERFPLVVVPRETPMNSIQIKNMLKLSQAGALIVPAMPAFYQKPQSLDDLADFITGRVLNLLGIEGHGLFNDWGN
- a CDS encoding GNAT family N-acetyltransferase, translating into MPLTLEQLNKYVKADYSWEDDLKLNRSPRSLSPELADAFEKSILPNVGDPKKNYLYYTLWTVISKSENKMVAGLLFTGEPNDAGEVEIGYGTEPQFQNNGYMTETIGGMVSWAKNQPDVRTIVAQTDQANLPSHKTLLKNNFSKYKTVDPMIWWRLSTV